The following are encoded in a window of Phaseolus vulgaris cultivar G19833 chromosome 3, P. vulgaris v2.0, whole genome shotgun sequence genomic DNA:
- the LOC137839273 gene encoding uncharacterized protein → MAMYWFISLPEGHIMSFVQLSRLFREQYLANKAPAPVSYDLFDVKQYQGETLKEYISRFGAQVVKVGTTDEPMIVYAFRKGVSPGSLSKSLNRSRPKTFAEVRRRAVEHISSEGEAYEKCTTAAPTRPRAQMRTQPARVPEATTERKNQDRRRTYETRRTQPKGQSEGRRESNRPLRHNFVVELKYS, encoded by the coding sequence atggccatgtactggttcatcagcctcccagagggtcacatcaTGTCTTTCGTACAGCTGTCGCGGCTATTTAGAGAGCAATATCTGGCTAACAAGGCCCCAGCCCCAGTCTCATACGACCTTTTCGACGTAAAGCAatatcaaggggagaccttgaaagagtacataagccgcttcggggcgcaggtggtgaaAGTGGGTACCACCGACgaacccatgatcgtgtacgcattcaggaagGGTGTGAGTCCAGGATCTTTAAGCAAATCACTCAATCGCAGCCGCCCCAAAACCTTTGCTGAAGTaaggcgtcgggcggtagaacacaTTTCCTCTGAGGGTGAGGCATACGAGAAATGCACAACAGCTGCACCTACACGCCCCAGAGCACAGATGCGTACGCAACCCGCCAGAGTCCCCGAAGCTACTACAGAAAGAAAGAATCAAGATAGAAGGCGCACCTACGAGACAAGGAGAACCCAACCTAAGGGTCAAtcagaaggaaggagagagagCAATAGACCTCTAAGGCACAATTTTGTGGTAGAACTTAAATATAGCTGA